A genomic stretch from Oscarella lobularis chromosome 11, ooOscLobu1.1, whole genome shotgun sequence includes:
- the LOC136193329 gene encoding uncharacterized protein: MAKKSRIVRAAPIDRLGFVGHLIRSSLLKAILHGTQVVVALQRHRTPTRNALMRFVTAFGHEDFYTALIPVLTWIVDPRLGFLFLIVLATSFYVSGSLKNLVLLPRPPSPPVEPLERSTDWAMPSLHAITGVVGPWYIFFYAYLNYDLSESTLVALFGVMTVWSVSVIFSRLYLGVHSPVDLVVGGAVGCIVVVAWLQIDTYFENYVASHRNSYIAVLFGFILMIFLHPRSKDHYSVSFYDSVSLLGLASGAVLGRLRTVGDIHLSASLLEMPTEKNLYLLIGLRMLLGTAATFLGRVVLKMLLRPLIRCLIYAAGFEVVSATEMLKEQVLNVHYSEAFCLPGDVDDDDEVKKTKKGEEKKRSRHTIDIDIPLKFCLYSIMGWLALEGMPSLFYQLGI, encoded by the coding sequence ATGGCGAAGAAGTCTCGCATCGTTCGCGCGGCTCCGATCGATCGTCTCGGTTTCGTCGGCCACCTAATACGATCGAGCCTTCTCAAGGCCATCCTTCACGGCACCCAAGTGGTCGTCGCTCTCCAGAGACATcgaacgccgacgcgaaACGCTCTCATGCGCTTCGTCACGGCATTCGGTCACGAAGACTTCTACACGGCTCTCATACCCGTCCTAACGTGGATCGTCGATCCGCGTCTCGGATTTCTCTTCCTAATCGTCCTAGCGACGAGTTTCTACGTGAGCGGATCGCTAAAGAATCTCGTTCTGCTCCCGCGCCCGCCTTCGCCTCCCGTCGAGCCGCTCGAGCGCTCGACGGACTGGGCAATGCCGAGTCTTCACGCTATAACGGGCGTCGTCGGTCCCTGGTACATTTTCTTCTACGCTTATCTGAATTACGATTTGAGCGAATCGACGCTCGTTGCTCTGTTCGGCGTTATGACTGTTTGGTCGGTTTCGGTCATCTTCAGCCGGCTTTATCTGGGCGTTCACAGTCCCGTCGATCTTGTCGTGGGCGGTGCCGTCGGttgtatcgtcgtcgttgcgtgGCTTCAAATTGATACGTATTTTGAAAATTACGTGGCGTCGCATCGGAATTCTTACATTGCTGTTCTCTTTGGATTCATTCTGATGATATTTCTGCATCCGCGATCCAAGGATCATTATTCGGTGTCCTTTTATGATTCGGTGAGTTTGCTTGGATTGGCGAGCGGGGCTGTTCTCGGTCGATTGCGTACCGTTGGCGATATTCATCTGTCGGCGTCGCTGCTCGAGATGCCCACTGAAAAGAATCTGTATCTTCTGATTGGTTTGAGAATGTTACTTGGAACGGCTGCTACTTTCCTTGGGAGGGTCGTTCTAAAGATGCTTCTGCGTCCTTTGATTAGATGCTTGATATATGCTGCTGGATTTGAGGTTGTCAGTGCCACGGAAATGTTGAAGGAGCAAGTGCTTAATGTGCACTATTCTGAGGCGTTTTGTTTGCCTGGAGATgtcgatgatgatgacgaggtgaagaagacaaagaaaggagaggaaaagaaacgttcAAGGCATACGATTGATATAGACATACCACT